Proteins from a genomic interval of Marmota flaviventris isolate mMarFla1 chromosome 8, mMarFla1.hap1, whole genome shotgun sequence:
- the LOC114099016 gene encoding olfactory receptor 5H17-like has protein sequence MEKDNATLLTEFVLTGLTQQPQWKLPLFLVFLVMYLITVVGNLGLISLIWNDPQLHIPMYFFLGNLAFVDTWLSSTVTLKMLVNFLEESNISLAECMVQFFSFATSATTECFLLAAMAYDRYVAICQPLLYPVIMTNRLCIWLLVLSFVGGFLHAILHESFLLRLTFCNSNIIHHFYCDVIPLLKISCNDPSINYLMLFVFSGSIQVFTIGTILISYTQILFIIFKKKSEKSVRKAFSTCGAHLFSVSLYYGPLLFMYVHPASSQANDQDMLSLFYTVIIPVLNPIIYSLRNKQVLDALTKMLKRNI, from the coding sequence ATGGAAAAGGACAATGCAACTTTGCTGACAGAGTTTGTTCTCACAGGACTTACACAGCAACCACAGTGGAAACTCCCCCTGTTCCTGGTGTTCTTGGTGATGTACCTCATCACTGTGGTGGGGAACCTTGGTCTGATTTCTCTGATCTGGAATGACCCTCAGCTTCACAtccccatgtactttttccttgGGAATTTAGCATTTGTGGATACTTGGTTGTCATCAACAGTGACCCTGAAGATGCTTGTCAACTTCCTAGAAGAGAGCAACATATCTCTTGCTGAATGCATGGTACAATTTTTTTCGTTTGCAACCAGTGCAACCACAGAGTGTTTCCTCTTGGCAGCAATGGCTTATGATCGCTATGTAGCTATATGTCAACCTCTACTGTATCCTGTGATTATGACCAACAGACTATGCATTTGGCTACTAGTTTTGTCATTTGTAGGTGGCTTTCTTCATGCCATACTTCATGAAAGCTTTTTACTCAGATTAACCTTCTGTAATTCCAACATAATACATCACTTTTATTGTGATGTTATACCCCTGTTAAAAATTTCATGCAATGATCCTTCTATTAATTATctaatgctttttgttttctctggttCAATACAAGTTTTCACCATAGGAACTATTCTTATTTCCTATACCCAAATtctctttataattttcaaaaagaagtCTGAAAAGAGTGTAAGAAAAGCCTTCTCAACCTGTGGAGCCCATCTCTTTTCTGTGTCTTTATactatggcccccttctcttCATGTATGTGCATCCTGCATCTTCACAAGCAAATGATCAAGACATGCTTTCTCTATTTTACACTGTCATAATTCCTGTGTTAAACCCCATTATCTATAGTCTGAGAAACAAGCAAGTCTTAGATGCACTGacaaaaatgttgaaaagaaatatttag